The region TCTGTTGACTCCAGGAGCCACAGTGAGGGTGAGGCTGCGCTGTGGGAGCTCAGTGTTGGAGCAGGGAACTCTGAGCGCCATCAGATCCGATGGCGTCTGACCACTGACGGCTCCGCAGGCGAGGAGTCCTGATCAGAGACACCTCCGAGGCCAGAGCAGCATCATCCACAGGAACTGTCTCATTGGACACTGTGTGTCCTTTAGTCTGAGTTTGACAGCAGGAAACCACTGCTCATCCAGGTCTTTATGTCCTGAGTCGTGTCTGATGTTTAGCTAACTGACAGGTGGgtatctgtgtttatgtttacatgtatgttcatgtgcatgtgtgatgtcagctcagcagcaggtgacacagacagaaggtCTGCGTGATGAAATATACACGAGACATGAGCCGGAAggacagactctgtgtgtgtgtgtgttgtgtgtgtggtgtgtgtgtgtgttgtgtgtgtgtgtgtgtgtgtgtgtgtggtgtgtgtgtgtgtgtgtgtgtgtgtgtgtgtgtgtatgtgtgtgtgtgtggtgtgtgtgtgtgtgtgtgtgtgtgtggtgtgtgtgtgtgtgtgtgtgtgtatgtgtgtggtgtgtgtgtgtgtgtgtgtgtgtgtgtgtgtgtgtgtgtggtgtgtgtgtgtgtgtgtggtgtgtgtgtggtgtgtgtgtgtgtgtgtgtgtgtgtggtgtgtgtgtgtgtgtgtgtgtgtgtgtagtgtgtatgtgtgtgtgtgtgtgtgtgtgtgtgtgtagtgtgtatgtgtgtgtgtgtgtgtgtgtgtagtgtgtatgtgtgtgtgtgtgtgtgtgtacagtaaataGTAATAAAGTCAAACCttatggaaaaaatgaaaacgtCAGTGTTCAGGAACCGAAGCTCCAAACATCGATATGAAAACAAAGCGTCTCTGAGGACGAAGGCGAGCCGGAGTCTAATCATGAGAAAGACACGAAGCTTCGGTGGAAACATCTGCTCAGTCGCACCTGAGGCTCCGTGCCTCATCGCTCAGCACTGAACGTGCATCTATTCTAATACATTCACTGATGCATCATGGGCCGGTGCGGCAGACGGGCTTCGTCAGTGAAAGTGtgagaacacagacacacactgtgcgTCCACGTCAACGCTACAGTCACTTGAACCCTGCATCATGAAACGCCTTCAAACCTGGAGCTGAGAAAAACTCAGCACCACAAACCCACCGCCAcaaaccagccaatcagaaccACGAACAAACAACAGTCCCGCCCCTTCCTCCCCACAGACCAGCAGTCATTTGGATTATCAGTTAATCAATCGATTAATCAGGTAGgagatttttttcctgttttctgtcgCAGTAACTTTGGCTCTGGGAGAACAGCAGACACTGGACGTTTGGACATGGATCTGGACATTGTCtgtccactgtgtttttatttcctacACTGATTTATTGAAAACACAATCATCAGAAGATGATGAACAATCTGAGGCATGAACAGCAGCACGTGTGAGTCTGAGGCtcagtgtaaacactgattATCAGCTGGACGCCCGTGTCctgacagccaatcacagaggtCAAAGTCAAGGTGGGAGACTCCAGGGTGACCggggaggggtgaggaggggtgaagaGGGGCGAGCAGGGGGGTTGTGTTAcaggcaggaagcagcagagctCTGCAGGGACGCTGATGAATTATTGATCAACTTAATGGACAAACCTTCATTTTCCTCTGCCATCATGTTGAGTTCTGACTCTGAGTCACCTGAGATTTCCCATGAGGCCTCAGTCACCAGGTTGTCACGGATACACGCCAGACCTCAtcctgactgacagagagacaccGACTGATCGAGAGAGAGCGAGTCAGCAGCGAGGACGGAGGGGACGTCACCAGAGTCTTCATCACCTCAACCTTCATCTCCAAACCCTGCAGGGTGGGCGGGGCCTGGTTTTACTTTTTCAATCATTcaattctaaaaataaaattaaaaatgatcatCATCTCTAAAATACGTTTCCTGTAATAAGTAACAGTTCAGTGTTGTTTCTACAGCTCCAGAGTCTGAGCCCAGATCAGCACACACCTGGCTCACaggggggaccctcctgctgagggccgggttgggtgagaggaggaagaggaggaagataggacagctgggaatggaggagaggaggaggaggacatgcagCAGGACATGATACACACATCTGTGCAGCTGAGGACTGGGGGGGCGGAGTCAGTTCTGCTTCAGGCTTTCCTTCAACCATCTCCTTCTCAGTCTTCTCCTTATTAATCTTGTTCATCTTCATgtggggacttcccatgatgctcctctctcctcctctccctctcttcctgttctcGTTCAGGCCCATGAATCCACGTCACTGACTCAGCTGCTTCTGTCTCAGTCTGGATCAGTGGTTCTGACCTGCGACTGTGATCCGGatcaacactgctgctgttttagttCTCACATTATCACACAGGAGGAACCTGCACGGCCGCCGTAGTAACAacagtagtaataataatagtagtaataatagtagtagtaataacagtagtaataataatagtagtaataatagtagtagtaataacagtagtaataataatagtagtaataatagtagtagtaataacagtagtaataataatagtagtagtaataataacagTGGTAATTAGGACCAATAACAAACACAATCAGCTCTGGCTTCTGATTGGTTAACGTGTAACGAGCTACCTGGGCTCATTAGTGGATTCAGCTGATGGACAGGTGTTTGACCTGTCCTGCTCTCTGAGCCTCCACTCAGCCACCTGGTGCTGAGGATGATGAAGGTGACCCTGAGCCTTCAGCCGCAGgtgttccagctgctgctcccgTCCCCTCAGCTTCCTGCACACCTGACGGGTCTGGGTTGCAGAGAGCCCACACTGAGACCTGCAGGCCGGTCCTTTAAGTCGGAAGTGTGTTTCACCTGAGCTGACGTCACCTCACACCGGTGATCTATTGATTTATCGCTTATTGAtcagcgtctctctctctcacacacacacacgcacgcacgctcCCGTGTTAGCCCGGCTTTGAGCCTGATGCTAAGCTAACGCGCCGTCACACGGTGACGTCGGTGTCCGTACCTTGTAGACGTCACCGTATGTCCCGCTGCCGACGCGCTGGATCAGCTGGAAGTCCTCCTGCGGGCGCCCGCGGAAAATGTCCGGACGGCAGCTCATCTTCCCGGACAGGAGACTCAGAACTGGCCCGGACCGACCGGGATGGACCCGGACTCGCGCTGGTTCTGTAAACACAACTTTAACATGGCTTCTTCCGCGAACACCGCGCGTGCGCACTGTAACACAGCGACTTGCTGGCTTGAAGATGCCTTCAGGGGCCGTGGGAGAAATAAGAATCTGAACCACaaattcaacaaaaacagacgCAGGAAAAATAATGAGATGATTATAAACATGGGATTAAATGATGGAGGCGTTTGAAACGTGctgaatatgaaaacacaagcagGCTATCATTAGCATCCACATACACAGAGCAATGAGCACAACACCATGAAGTAAACATTTCCCTCTCAGTCGGAGCGGTGATGTCTGACTGCGACCAGGGACAGTGAACgcctcaaacaaacaaactgctctTTCAGTTTGAGTCAGTCAGGAAATCTCGGTGTTCACCTCAGCGGAGTGAGACTCAGTTCAGTCTCCAATGATCTGTGTTTGATCTGTTTGATCTGTTTGATCTGTTTGatctgtgtttgatttgtgttgtctgtttatcacagtgtgtttttccttctgtgtaTCTTCTGTAGGTGAAATGTTTTCCTACACACTGACCCATCAGACCaacgcgcgtgtgtgtgtgtgtgtgtgactctgctGCAGAATCACGTTTGTTCTACTGACACACAAATACGGACATTTTACTGAGATTCTGCTGCTGAAAGGCCGAAGCTGACCCACACACCCTGAGGAAGCTGTGCTGTGTTAcgggttgtgttgttgtgttgtgttgttgttgtggtgtgtgtgctgttcacATCCTCAGTGTTGGTGTGAACTGACAGAGTCACACCCTGCTCAGAGGAGAGTCGTCAAGTCTCCGAATGTGACGTCACGTCAAGACTTCCTGTgtcatatttcaaaataaaactcgGCGATGAAACGTTTGTTGATGTCAAACTGGTTTTACTGTGACGTGTTCAGCATTTAAACTGGTTTTAATCTCGTGGACATGAATTTCACCACGACATTTTTATCATGAGCAATAAATAAAGGAGGTATTCATCAGTCTCCTGTTGCCTGGTATtattgtttccatgacaacaatGACAGTATCCAGGACCAGAGGAGAGGAGTCTACTGCAAAACATCTGATCAGAGCTACAGAAGCTGCTGTAAGGTCACAGCTCCAAGAAGACTTTTCAAGAACACGTTCAAGGAATTTCAAGGCCTGGTtcaagggagttttttcttgccactgtcgtgttcagtgctgatctggggtcagactctgggtctctgaaTAAAGAACACTGAATTAAGGAGCAGCTTTGATGCTGTTTGCAGCTGATGAGAGAGTGAAACCGTCCCTCATCCCAGACTGAAGgaagtgaagcagctgcagtggGAGGTTCGTCCTCTGAGACCAGCTCAGCAGATTGATCAGATCATCTCACACACGGAGCGTCTTCTCATTTGTTCTTCAGagagagtaaacacacacacacatacagctgtatCTGAGGAAACCTCGCTTATTGTCAGCCCGAGAGGATTtccgttttattttgaaggcgcGCTTCCGTGCTGCTGCGCCTTACCTACGTCCACCTTGACGCAGCTCCGACGGTTCGTCAGTCGGCATGACAACGCGCTCTCGAGGGCAAACGGGGAACGGCTGACGGGTGCGAGGATGGCAGCACAAGATGCTCAGTAACGAAAACAGCGGCGGAAACCGAACGAACGGCAGCACCGGGACCTGCTCCGGGACCGGGAGTGGCTCGGTCCATGTCCCAGCCATGGAGAGAGCCCGGCCGGTGACGGTGACGGTGTCCGCGGTGAGCCTCGCGCTCAGCGtgctgtccctgctgctgctggtctccGCCATCTCCACCGACCACTGGTACGAAACCGACACCCGCAGGCACAAGGAGAACTGCGACCGACACGGATCCGACTCCAACGACCAGAAGAACCGGGAGATGCCCATCTACCACCTGCCGCTGGTGGACACCGGCAGCGGCGGGGCCAGGCAGCGGGACGTGGCGCTGATGAAGCCCGTGCATGTcggcagcagagaggaggagctgctggagaacTGGCGGGCCATCCTGGGGATGGGCATCCTGGAGACCGAGTGCGGCAGGCCGCTGTTCTCCACGCACTCCGGCCTGTGGAGGAAGTGCTACTTCAAGGGCCTGGACCCGGACATCGACAAACTCATCGACCGGGGTTAGGCtgatgtgtctctctctctctctctctctctctctctctcacacacacacacacacacacacacacacacacacacacacacacacagacacagcctgTGTGTATCAGTGAACGCATCATGGCCGCTCTCAGGTGAGTAACGCTGCGGGACGGAGAGGGAGCGCTCGGTTCTCGTGTGCCGGATGTGGCAGAGATGTGCGGGTGTGAAGACCATGTGACTCTGACACGGACCGGGTCGGTGCTGATGGTGAGCACCTGCTGACACACCAGGACAGGGTTTTGTTGCTGTGCTGGAACAGGTGCAGCTTCAGGGACTTAAATGATCTAATGTTAACGGTTCTGGTACCAGGTACCACGCCGACCCTCAGAGGTCTTGATGGGTCGGAGCTGTGTCCGTTCAGGTGTCAGGGTCAGACGTCCAGCGCACAGGTACAGGTGTGGTCTGAAGATAAAGGTAGCATGATTCAAAATGATGAGACATCACAGTAAATAAGAATCAGAGTTTGATGGAGGAGTCAGGACCCAGCGGGACCCAGCGGGACCCAGCGGGATCCAGCGGGACCCAGCGGGACCCAGCGGGACCCAGCGGGATCCAGCGGGATCCAGCGGGATCCAGCAGGAAAGTACAGAGAAACCTGTTGTGATCAGGTGACTGATGGATTATGGGATATGGTGTCCAGCACAGATCAGCCACACCCAGATCACTGAGCCACTGCAGGAGTGTAGAGGCAGAGGTGGTCAGCTGGTTTCATACTGGACTCAGACTGGTTTCAGATTGATTTCGAACTGGTCTCAGTGggtagtttgttttgaaatcttGGTCTCTttcctcacattcacacctgaaGCTGCCCAGTTAAACCAGTACAACCACTGATCTCTGAGCTgctccagtgaagcagcagggCGTTAGAGCCTTGCTCATGGGCACCTGATTCTCTGGAGACCACCACTGCCCCTAACTTTAGTCAGACCCCCTACTGGTCCCATACAGGTTGGCGTTTAGACTGGTTTCAGATTAGTCTCAGACAGGTTTCAGACTGGTCTAACAATATGAAATCTTGACCTGAGACCAGCTGGCTGAGCCTTGACTGAGCCCTGGCTGAGCCCAGCGGTGCAGGAGCAGTAAAACTGTCTGCAGGATCAGAAACCCGTGGGACACGGTGACGTCTGCACTTTTGTCTCTGCAGTCTCTGGCAGTGTGCCGACCTGAGACCTGGAGGTCAGAGCAGCTGGACGCAGCAGCATCACGTTACACTCTGCAAATCACATCACTTCACTTTCTGTTACACATCATTACGCGGCAGGAGACCGGACCCTGATCCCAGATCTGAGAGTTGTCGTTTCCCACAGTGCACCTGGACAGAGCCTTACTGCTGGTGCACAGACACAGTGGGAGAgtacagggacagacagagacagggacagacagaccaCCTGAGGCTCATGACTTTACCCCATCTCttcctgtctcacctgtgtggTCTTGTCTCTCCAGGTATCGCAGATCGCTGCACAGCCGTCAAATATCACttctctcagccaatcagactgAGGAACATCCCTCTGAACCTGACCAGGACCATCCAACAGGACGAGTGGCATCTGCTGcgtgagcgcacacacacacacacacacacacagatacatcacacacacacacacacacacactcacacagatacatcacacacacacacacacacagatatatcacacacactcactcacacacacacacacagatacatcacacacacacacacagatatatcacacacactcacacagatacatcacacacacacacagacatatcacacacactcactcacacacacacacacacacacacacagatacatcacacacactcactcacacacacacagatacatcacacacactcactcacacacacacagatatatcacacacacacacacagatacatcacacacacacagatacatcacacacactcactcacacacacacacacacacacacagatacatcacacacacacacacacacacacagatacatcacacacacacacacacactcacacagatacatcacacacactgactcacacacacacacacacacacacagatacatcacacacacacactcacacagatacatcacacacacacacagatatatcacacacactcactcacacacacacacacactcacacacacacacacactcactcacacacacacacactcacacagatacatcacacacacacacacagatatatcacacacacacactcacacacacacagacatatcacacacacacacacacacacacacacacacagacatatcacacacactcactcacacacacacacactcactcacacacacacacacacacacacacagacatatcacacacactcactcacacacacacacactcactcacacacacacacacacacacacacagacatatcacacacactcactcacacacacacagatacatcacacacacacacacacacacactcacacagatacatcacacacacacacacacacagatatatcacacactcacacacacactcacacagatacatcacacacacacacacacacagatatatcacacacactcacacacacacacacacagatacatcacacacacacacacacacacactcacacagatacatcacacacacacacacacacagatatatcacacacactcacacacacactcacacagatacatcacatacacacacacacacagatatatcacacacacacacagatacatcacacacacacacacacacacacagatacatcacacacactcacacacacactcacacagatacatcacacacacacacacacacacagatacatcacacacactcactcacacacacacacacactcacacacacacacacacacactcacacagatacatcacacacacacacacacactcacacagatacatcacacacacacacacacatacacacacacacacacacagatatatcacacacacacacagatacatcacacacacacacacacacacacacagatacatcacacacacacacacagatacatcacacacactcacacagatacatcacacacactcactcacacacacacacacacacacagatatatcacacacacacacacacacacacacagatacatcacacacacacacacagatacatcacacacacacacacacacacactcactcacacacacacacactcacacagatacatcacacacacacacacacacacacacacacacactcacacacacacagacatatcacacacactcactcacacacacacacactcactcacacacacacacacacacacacacacagacatatcacacacactcactcacacacacacacacacacacacacacagatacatcacacacacacacactcacacacacacacacagatatatcacacacagacacacagacatatcacacacacacacacacagacacacacagatatatcacactcactcacacacacacacagacacacacacacagacacacagacatatcacacacacacacacacagacatatcacacacactcactcacacacacacacactcacacacacacacacacacacacagacacacagacatatcacacacacacacacacagacacacacagatatatcacactcactcactcacacacacacagacatatcacacacacacacacacactcactcactcacacacacacacacacacacacacagagtctgatcTGGATCATGTGACCTGTGACTGAAAGGGGCGGAGCCTGCTTCCTGTGACAGACTGAGTCTGATCTGGGTCAAAGTCAAACCAGCTCACACGCAGGATGTCCACGGAGCAGGCCGTCCTTCACTGGTCCTTCAGGTCCACGTCCCTGTGGGGTCTGAGGGACCGGGAGTCGAACAGGGCCGATGCCCCAGCGTGTGTGTTTagcgtgtgtgtctctgagtgtgttttttctcaacaacaacaaaaacagtcagatcatataaacaaataaaagccagagaagaagaggagcagcGGTGGGCGTGGCAGAGCCTCAGACTCTGGTTTTTGATTGGCTGTGGGTCACATGcaaaagcaaaaagacaaacatgttttatttgttgattgattattgatttctgttctgtgtgtgttatcagtCACACTGACCCTTTACTGCCTGAGCTTTCTGGGTTTCATCAGTCTGCTGCGCTGCTTCTTACTTATCTccggttgccatggaaacacacCATGACAGTTTTATGTAACAGTACAGAGGGACAGTGAGGGGGTGAGCTAGAGGTGGTTACCGTGACAACGCTCTGTTTCCTCATTTACCATGCTCATTactgacagctctgtgtgtgtgtgtgtgtgtgtgtgtgtgtgtgtgatatatctgtgtgtgtgtgtgtgtgtgtgatatgtctgtgtgtgtgtgtgtgtgtgtgtgtgtgtgtgtgtgatatgtctgtgtgtgtgtgtgtgtgtgtgtgatatgtctgtgtgtgtgtgtgtgtgtgtgtgtgtgtgatatgtctgtgtgtgtgtgtgtgtgtgatatgtctgtgtgtgtgtgtgtgtgtgtgtgtgtgtgtgtgtgtgtgtgtgtgtgatatgtctgtgtgtgtgtgtgtgtgtgtgtgtgtgtgtgtgatatatctgtgtgtgtgtgtgtgtgtgtgtgtgtgtgtgtgatatatctgtgtgtgtgtgtgtgtgtgtgtgtgtgtgtgtgatatgcctgtgtgtgtgtgtctgtgtgtgtgtgatatatctgtgtgtgtgtgtgtgtgtgtgtgatatatctgtgtgtgtgtgtgtgtgtgtgtgatatatctgtgtgtgtgtgtgtgtgtgtgtgtgtgtgatatatctgtgtgtgtgtgtgtgtgtgt is a window of Toxotes jaculatrix isolate fToxJac2 chromosome 4, fToxJac2.pri, whole genome shotgun sequence DNA encoding:
- the tmem178 gene encoding transmembrane protein 178A isoform X1; this translates as MLSNENSGGNRTNGSTGTCSGTGSGSVHVPAMERARPVTVTVSAVSLALSVLSLLLLVSAISTDHWYETDTRRHKENCDRHGSDSNDQKNREMPIYHLPLVDTGSGGARQRDVALMKPVHVGSREEELLENWRAILGMGILETECGRPLFSTHSGLWRKCYFKGLDPDIDKLIDRGIADRCTAVKYHFSQPIRLRNIPLNLTRTIQQDEWHLLHLRRITAGFLGMAAAVLLCGSIVASVGFFWEESLTQHVSGLLFLMAGIFCTISLCTYAASVTYDLSRNPPFIYGLPADVDHGYGWSICCAWASLGLTVASGCLGTTFPFLSQARALRSKTARESSV